A stretch of Henckelia pumila isolate YLH828 chromosome 4, ASM3356847v2, whole genome shotgun sequence DNA encodes these proteins:
- the LOC140863621 gene encoding nonsense-mediated mRNA decay factor SMG7-like, producing the protein MMTIPMDNNKESSSREGVQRLFNKNIELDKKRRKAAEAKIPSDPNTWQQMRENYEAIILEDHAFSEQHDIEYSLWQLHYRRIEELRALFSAALASAGSTSSLNGKVQVRVGPDRLTKIRSQVKTFLSEATGFYHDLMLKIRSKYGMPLGYFSDDPDNQMTMSKDGNKFSEVKKGLISCHRCLIYLGDLARYKGLYGEGDSKARDFIAASSYYIQASLLWPSSGNPQHQLAILAGYANDELLSIYRYFRSLAADNPFVTARDNLIIAFEKNRQNYNQLLGNSKAALEKTAPSKMPGKGRGKGETRRNFKDNMAATSSVKERASNNFELFKAFITRFIRLNGILFTRTSLETFAEVFSVVKNDFIELLSSGPNEEFSFGADVNECILIIVRLVVILIFSVHNLSKENENQSYADILQRSVLLQNAYTATFEFMGCVLERCHQLNDPLSSYLMPGIMVFVEWLASHQDVAICSELEEKPVTVRSFFWKKCISLLNKLLSSEYMLGNEDRDETCFSNMSKYDESETTNRLALPEDFELKGFLPLIPAQTILDFSRKNSIGDDVGIKGKVARAQRIIAAVKAIAGVVRSGHDGFFFDMKSKKFVIGVEPQILDDYLHQMPLESESNGSTLDNSLEGQMVLCAVPKLEDSIQDDDEEEVIVFKPSTLEKNLDGFSSKFNSSEGLAPVGGAGTIDFRNENVSSYVGHDGFLLQNGTSTIMKPSTTFPSGTSQYLQPVPPSTKWLVAQDQMVNALAHLHLMENENSCNSELVEGQFGVSQSAALSVPYPKFVSAVTSHNYPPQISQAALRSKLDSIFSSGIDTNSMAVKQPSVSSAVQKKMSVSRPVRHLGPPPGFGSAPSKVVDEPVNMAVRNESPPSTQMDDYSWLDGYQLPLSNHKAGFSNSINEVGPTVNSVGKNNSMIGIANFQVQHENQNGHRDYQFSETLKALAEQQQQFQKGSQQARPPQQYQGQSLWDGRFFV; encoded by the exons ATGATGACCATTCCGATGGATAACAACAAAGAAAGTTCTTCAAGAGAGGGTGTTCAGCGTCTCTTCAACAAG AATATTGAGCTGGATAAAAAGCGAAGGAAAGCAGCGGAGGCCAAAATCCCCTCTGATCCCAACACATGGCAACAAATGCGTGAAAATTATGAAGCAATTATTCTTGAGGATCATGCTTTTTCTGAACAACATGACATCGAATATTCTCTGTGGCAATTACATTATAGGAGGATTGAGGAGCTAAGGGCACTCTTCAGTGCAGCTCTAGCTTCAGCTGGATCAACCTCGTCCCTAAATGGGAAAGTTCAAGTTCGTGTTGGACCTGATCGGCTTACAAAGATTCGTTCGCAGGTTAAGACATTTCTCTCTGAGGCAACTGGGttttaccatgatttgatgttGAAGATAAGATCAAAATATGGTATGCCGTTGGGATATTTTTCTGATGATCCTGACAATCAGATGACCATGTCAAAAGACGGAAATAAATTTTCCGAGGTTAAAAAAGGTTTGATTTCATGCCATCGTTGTCTGATTTATCTCGGGGACCTTGCTCGGTACAAAGGATTATATGGTGAAGGAGATTCTAAGGCTCGAGATTTCATTGCTGCATCTAGTTACTATATCCAAGCTTCTTTGCTCTGGCCGTCAAGTGGTAATCCACAACATCAG CTTGCTATACTAGCTGGTTATGCGAATGATGAATTGCTGTCTATATATCGCTATTTTCGAAGTCTAGCTGCTGATAATCCTTTCGTTACTGCAAGAGACAACTTGATCATCGCATTTGAGAAG AATCGTCAGAATTATAACCAACTACTTGGAAATTCTAAAGCTGCTTTGGAGAAGACGGCACCTTCGAAGATGCCAGGGAAAGGAAGAGGTAAAGGGGAAACAAGGagaaattttaaagataatatgGCAGCAACTAGTTCAGTTAAGGAGAGAGCGTCAAACaactttgaacttttcaaagcCTTCATCACAAGATTTATCAGACTGAATGGAATTCTCTTTACCCGCACAAG CTTGGAAACTTTTGCTGAAGTGTTCTCAGTGGTCAAGAATGATTTCATAGAACTCCTTTCTTCTGGCCCGAACGAGGAGTTCAGCTTTGGTGCGGATGTCAATGAGTGTATTCTTATAATTGTCAGGCTGGTAGTCATTTTAATATTTTCCGTGCACAATTTGAGCAAGGAAAATGAAAACCAATCATATGCTGATATCCTACAGCGTTCAGTCTTGCTTCAAAATGCTTATACTGCTACATTTGAATTTATGGGCTGCGTACTTGAAAGGTGTCACCAGTTAAATGATCCCTTGTCAAGCTATTTAATGCCTGGGATTATGGTTTTTGTGGAGTGGTTGGCCAGTCATCAGGATGTTGCCATTTGCAGTGAACTGGAGGAGAAACCAGTGACTGTAAGGTCATTTTTCTGGAAAAAATGTATTTCCTTGTTAAACAAGCTCTTATCAAGTGAATATATGCTTGGGAATGAAGATAGAGATGAAACATGTTTTTCTAATATGAGCAAGTATGATGAGAGTGAAACTACAAATCGTCTTGCATTGCCTGAGGACTTTGAATTGAAGGGATTTCTTCCTCTTATTCCTGCCCAGACCATCCTTGATTTTTCAAGGAAAAATTCAATTGGTGATGATGTAGGCATTAAAGGAAAAGTTGCTCGTGCTCAAAGAATTATTGCAGCTGTAAAGGCTATTGCTGGTGTAGTCCGGAGTGGCCATGATGGATTCTTTTTTGACATGAAATCGAAGAAATTTGTGATTGGTGTTGAACCTCAGATTTTGGATGACTATTTACACCAAATGCCTCTTGAATCGGAGTCAAATGGTAGCACTTTAGACAATTCACTGGAGGGCCAAATGGTTCTCTGTGCTGTGCCAAAGCTTGAGGATAGCATACAAGATGATGATGAGGAGGAGGTGATCGTTTTTAAGCCCTCCACCTTGGAGAAGAATTTGGATGGATTCTCTTCAAAATTTAATTCTTCAGAGGGTCTTGCTCCTGTTGGTGGGGCTGGAACTATTGATTTTAGGAATGAAAATGTGTCCTCGTACGTTGGTCATGATGGTTTTCTGTTGCAGAATGGAACAAGTACGATAATGAAACCTTCTACAACCTTTCCTAGTGGTACTTCCCAGTATCTTCAGCCAGTCCCACCCAGCACAAAGTGGCTGGTAGCACAAGATCAAATGGTGAATGCATTGGCTCACTTGCATTTGATGGAAAATGAAAATTCTTGCAATTCTGAGCTGGTGGAAGGTCAGTTTGGGGTTTCTCAATCCGCTGCTCTTTCTGTTCCGTACCCGAAGTTTGTTAGTGCTGTCACAAGCCATAATTACCCACCACAGATTTCCCAAGCTGCTCTGCGGTCAAAGCTTGACTCCATATTTTCCTCCGGAATAGATACCAACAGTATGGCAGTAAAACAACCTTCAGTATCTTCAGCAGTACAAAAGAAAATGTCAGTGAGTAGGCCTGTCAGGCACCTTGGTCCACCTCCTGGTTTTGGTTCTGCCCCTTCAAAAGTCGTGGATGAGCCAGTTAACATGGCTGTGAGAAATGAAAGTCCTCCATCCACACAAATGGATGATTATAGCTGGCTGGATGGTTATCAATTGCCATTATCTAATCATAAAGCTGGATTTAGCAATTCCATTAATGAAGTGGGACCTACAGTCAACTCTGTGGGAAAGAACAACAGTATGATTGGGATAGCTAACTTCCAAGTGCAGCATGAAAACCAGAATGGTCATCGTGATTATCAGTTTTCGGAAACTTTGAAGGCTTTAGCGGAACAGCAGCAACAATTTCAAAAAGGAAGTCAACAAGCAAGGCCTCCACAGCAGTATCAAGGACAGTCTCTCTGGGATGGTCGCTTCTTTGTGTGA
- the LOC140894787 gene encoding phosphatidylinositol 4-phosphate 5-kinase 5-like, with the protein MKAWEATVRKTQAAAKKRANTIFGTSYAVENVEEENEEQEEAHASGEVYHAERFLPNGDYYNGYWADNFPHGYGKYWWTDGCMYVGEWFRGKSMGKGTFSWPSGASYEGNFKSGFMDGEGTYTGANGGMYRGSWVMNLKHGFGLKEYANGDSYEGDWSRGAQEGNGKYQWKSGIYYVGEWKNGKISGKGTIYWTNENLYEGNWEDGFPKGNGTFRWPDGSFYTGYWSKDAKEQNGTYYPSGSVVVGNLEWDPQDVFNNDLKDCTVCPAEKVPIWPSQKKLAVWRSAKGAESSVRPRRMSVDGRLDAGVDKDMARMRLSDGASPYHCSAGVLDRGAVAGNDSDDTFSGLPVEGTSTRGSPLRIPKVVKRQGETICKGHRNYDLMLNLQLGIRHSVGRPGPPPSLDLKPSAFDPKEKYWTKFPSEGSKSTPPHQSCEFRWKDYCPKVFRTLRMLFKVDAADYMLSICGDDALRELSSPGKSGSFFYLTNDDRYMIKTMKKAEVKVLLRMLNAYYNHVRAFENTLVTKYFGLHCVKLNGPAQKKVRFIIMGNLFCSEYMIHRRYDLKGSTFGRLTDKPESEIDATTTLKDLDLNFIFRLQKTWFQEFRRQADKDCEFLEQERIMDYSLLVGLHFIEASNDDHTPPGARTPVDNGGSETESVPRLSRADVDQLLLDPEGWASIKLGINMPARVERTERKNEGEVQLVGEPTGEYYDVIMFFGIIDILQDYDITKKLEHAYKSIQYDPNSISAVDPRQYSRRFRDYIFKVFAEDT; encoded by the exons ATGAAGGCGTGGGAGGCGACAGTGCGTAAAACTCAGGCTGCAGCCAAGAAACGTGCCAACACCATATTCGGCACGTCCTATGCAGTAGAAAATGTTGAGGAAGAGAATGAGGAGCAAGAAGAAGCGCATGCAAGTGGAGAAGTGTATCATGCAGAAAGATTTCTACCGAACGGCGACTATTACAATGGTTATTGGGCTGATAATTTCCCGCATGGATACGGGAAATACTGGTGGACGGATGGATGTATGTATGTGGGAGAATGGTTTCGAGGAAAATCAATGGGGAAAGGCACGTTTAGTTGGCCATCTGGCGCGTCATACGAAGGAAATTTCAAGAGTGGTTTTATGGATGGAGAGGGGACGTACACTGGGGCCAATGGGGGAATGTACAGGGGTTCATGGGTGATGAATCTGAAGCATGGTTTTGGTTTGAAGGAGTATGCTAATGGTGACAGTTATGAAGGCGACTGGAGCCGTGGTGCGCAAGAAGGAAATGGTAAATATCAATGGAAGAGTGGGATTTATTATGTTGGAGAATGGAAAAATGGGAAGATCAGTGGGAAGGGGACAATTTATTGGACTAATGAGAATCTGTATGAAGGGAACTGGGAGGATGGATTTCCGAAAGGAAACGGGACGTTTAGATGGCCAGACGGAAGTTTTTACACAGGATATTGGAGCAAGGATGCAAAAGAACAGAATGGGACTTACTATCCCTCAGGATCAGTAGTGGTGGGAAATCTTGAATGGGATCCTCAAGATGTATTCAATAATGATTTGAAGGATTGTACGGTTTGTCCTGCAGAAAAGGTCCCGATATGGCCATCACAAAAGAAGCTCGCGGTTTGGAGGTCTGCTAAGGGTGCGGAATCAAGTGTTAGGCCAAGAAGGATGTCTGTTGATGGTAGATTAGATGCGGGAGTAGATAAGGATATGGCTAGGATGCGTTTGTCGGATGGAGCCTCACCTTATCATTGCAGTGCCGGTGTTCTTGACAGGGGCGCAGTAGCAGGAAATGACAGTGATGACACTTTCTCAGGTTTACCAGTTGAAGGTACGAGTACTCGAGGCAGTCCACTCCGGATACCAAAAGTCGTGAAGAGACAAGGGGAGACAATATGTAAAGGGCATAGGAATTATGATCTTATGCTTAATCTGCAGCTAGGAATTAG GCATTCGGTTGGAAGACCTGGTCCACCTCCGTCATTGGATTTGAAGCCGTCTGCTTTTGACCCGAAGGAAAAATATTGGACAAAGTTTCCTTCGGAAGGTTCCAAGAGTACTCCTCCACACCAGTCCTGTGAGTTCAGATGGAAGGATTATTGCCCAAAAGTGTTCAG GACTTTGAGGATGTTGTTCAAGGTGGATGCAGCAGATTACATGTTATCAATATGTGGGGACGATGCACTACGAGAACTTTCCTCTCCGGGAAAAAGCGGGAGCTTCTTTTACTTAACAAACGATGATCGCTACATGATCAAAACCATGAAAAAGGCAGAAGTAAAA GTTCTTCTGAGGATGTTAAATGCGTATTATAATCATGTTCGAGCATTTGAGAACACCTTAGTGACAAAATATTTTGGCCTGCACTGTGTCAAGTTGAATGGACCTGCACAGAAGAAG GTAAGGTTCATCATCATGGGAAATCTCTTCTGTTCCGAATATATGATCCATAGAAGATATGACTTAAAAGGCTCGACTTTTGGGAGATTGACCGATAAACCAGAATCAGAGATTGATGCAACTACAACACTCAAGGATCTTGATCTCAACTTCATCTTCCGTCTCCAAAAGACATGGTTCCAAGAATTTAGAAG GCAAGCCGACAAGGACTGTGAGTTTCTTGAACAGGAGAGAATTATGGACTATAGCCTCCTGGTTGGACTTCATTTCATAGAAGCATCAAATGATGATCATACTCCTCCTGGTGCAAGAACACCTGTTG ATAACGGAGGTTCAGAAACCGAATCAGTTCCACGTTTATCGAGAGCCGATGTAGATCAGTTGCTTCTAGACCCTGAAGG GTGGGCTAGCATAAAACTAGGAATTAACATGCCTGCAAGAGTGgaaagaactgaaagaaagAACGAGGGTGAAGTTCAGCTGGTAGGAGAACCAACTGGAGAATACTATGATGTAATAATGTTCTTCGGGATCATAGACATTCTTCAAGATTACGATATTACCAAGAAACTTGAGCACGCTTATAAGTCCATCCAATACGACCCCAACTCAATATCAGCCGTTGATCCGAGACAGTACTCTAGGCGTTTTCGTgattatatttttaaagtttttgcTGAAGACACGTGA